From Planktothrix serta PCC 8927:
AAATATTGGTCTGTAAGGGTGGGAAAAGCTTATCGTGCGTTAGGAATTGAAGTCAAAAATGGAATTTTATGGTTTTGGATTGGTACTCATGCTGAATATGATAGATTAATCGGTAAATAAAAGCGATCGCATTTCAACACCTGAACTGAGTTAGAAAAGCGATAAATTTATATCAAAGAAAGTTGCGTACTCTCTTGAGTTACATTGGATTTACTTTTTTGGCTAGATTTCAATTGAGTTTTTCGAGTATTTCTGGACTGGCTGATTTTTCTTGCTTTCAGAAGATTAGATTCAGATTCATAAGCAGAGTACCAAATATATCTTACAGGTTTTTCTATTTTTTTTACTTTACCTAATTCAACGGCTAATTTCATCCAGTCTTGCATTTGTTTTTTATTAACAGTTTTGAAATGCTGTAAAATTTGATCATAAGATTGATAATTTTGTAATATTTTTTCTAATTTTGGCAAAACCCATCCATCGAATATATTATCATCTTTTTCTGTTTTTTCTATGTTTGTATCAGTAATTATTGTTTCCTCTCTATAAAATTCTTTCGTTTGGTCTAGGCTAACGTTACTTTCTAAAGTAATTTCGGGTATCAATGGAATAATGAGTTGCTTTTCTTGTATACTTAAAGTATGATTTTCATCCTTTAATGTTAGAAATTCAATAGGTTTACTTAAGAAAATAAAATCAGGAATTTCAAGAGGTTTTAGAGATTTTAATGAATTTGCATCCTCTTTTAAATATTTCCTTAATTCCATCAAAAGGCGACCCAAAGCATTCACCCCAATTAGTTGATTATCATTTGTTGGGATAGCACCCCAAAAGTCATCTTTATGGGAATCTTCTACAATAGCTTTGTCTCCTGTTTCTAATAACAATTGGCCAAATGTATCCCAATTTTGTAGCAATTTAACTCGTAGACACCAACGCATAATCTGAACTTTAACTCGCTCCCAATCTGAACGAGATTGATCTCGATAAGGTTTACCCTTCATTTTGGCTGTCATAGGACTATTTTGAGCAATAATTAATTTTTGAATATCAGGAAGATGGGGAAACCGACAAGCTTGATATAAAGCTTCTGATGTGAGAATATGTATACCATTCACTATTAAAGGATAGCCTCCAGCCATATTTGATAATCCGCCAAAAGCTTCCTTTGTTTTGCGGAAAGTGATACACTCATTTCTGTTGTAAGTTCTTATTTGAGAAGATGTCTGCATAATTTCACCTCTAAAAATCTCTAAATAGGCTAGGAGTATTTGATGATTCATTAACTTTGCGAGGAAATAAAGGATACCATTTACTAAAAGGGTGACTAGGATCATAACTTGTACCACCCCACCAAAGAACCAAAGGACAATTATTAGCAATATTTCGATAAGTAACAAATACTGCACCAAAACCAAGAGATTCTAAATACTCATACCCCATAGGTCGCATTGATAGTTGGCGGTTTTTAGGTAAAGAGGCAATATAAGCACCTTTTCTTAAAAAAGCTGTTTCAACAATATCCCTAGCTTCAGGTGAAGAAAAAAGCGTTTCAGTGTGCGGTATCATATTTGAACGAAATAATCTAGGATTCACAGATTTACCTTGAGAGTTTTCTTGAACTATCTTAACAAATCTATTCACAAACTCGTCATCAATTTCTTGAGGCCACAGACATTCATATTTTTCCTGATTCCAAGGCAAGTTATTAAATGTTAAACAACTGATAATCTCTACAGAGATACTTTTTGGTTTTAGAAGACTTACCAACTTTTTGTTTATATAATTTAGACCGGAACTGTAAGAAGCTAAAAATACTAAATAAACAATTGTGTCGGGTTTAGCATGATTTAACCATGCCTCGATATCATGCAATACAGTATTACCAGAAAATAGACAATCATCTAAGTAAACATACATCAAAGTATCCGAGCCACAATCATTAATGCTAATACCATACTGATTTATCACTATTTCATTTACCAAGCTCAATAATTCTTTTTGACTACTCCCTTTTTTTTGAATATCTAAAAAATTAATATCGGGCAACCTTTGAGGATTGTTGAATTTTTCTAACTTTTGTTTTATTAAATCTCTAGCTTTCTCTTTTGATATATAACACTTGTCGAGTATGAAATGGATTTCCGAAAGAATAGTTAACTGGTCATCATGATCAAATTGAGATATCCACCGATTAACGTGATCAGGTGTAATAGGTGGAATTTCTCCTAAACGATAGTCACTAATTGTTGTAGCTATTGATTCTAGTAAAGTTTGACGATTCATCTGATTGATTTTTGAGCATTATAAGATTAGCGTGAACCAGAAAGGCTCACTATACAATTATACTATAGCTAGATTCTAAAGCTTCCTCTAAACTAAACGGTGACTCCTTTGGAAAGAAATTTAACTTAATTCCTGTTTCATCCGAGGCTTTTAGACGTGCTTTTTGATAACAGTCCTCAAACACGTCTGAAAGGAAAGGGTTCAAACTGGGACTATCTTCTAATAACCCTTCAATACAAATCCGTTGTTCTGTGATGGTACTGCGCCAACTTTCACTGCGTTTTTCAGGTTGATAGTGCCATCCTACAAACTATAAAATAAATTAATTTAAAATATTGTCATATTGGTTATGATTTCCAACCCAAAACCAATAATAATCATCGCCTTTTTTGATAGCTAAGGCTCTATAATCATTAGTTATACGCACAGACCAAAGATTTTTACCTACTTTTTTAAAGTGTAAAGAAGGATGTAAAGAATTTTCTTTCCATAATTGATAAGCTCTTTTTACAGATTGTTTTAGCTCAGGCGATAAATCACTGTAGGCTTTCCAAAAATCAGGCGTTGTTAAGGATTTCATCAATTGCTTTAGTGTTATTTTCTAAAATATCTGCTTCTGCTTTAGCAATTATTTGATCTAATTTGCCTTGAGCTAAATCAATTTCCATCTGTTGATCCCATAAATCATCTACATAATTATTAAGCCATTGAGCTAATTGATGAATTTCATGCTTTGGTAATTGTTTGATTTTTGTTTCAATTTCTTGTAAATTAGACATGGTTTTAATTCATTATTATTTTAATTATCTTGACATTATACCATAGTGATTCTGAACAGCTTGTATCCAGAGAAGATTTAAAAACAAGTTTAGATTTATCTTCAACAGATGTTACTCATTAAGAGAACTAGATTCTAAAGTTTCCTTTAAACTAAACGGCGACTCCTTGGGGAAAAAATTCAATTTAATACCCGTTTTATCCGATGCTTTTAAACGTGCTTTTTGATAACAGCCCTCAAACACTTCTGAAAGCAGAGGTTTCAAACTAGGACTATCTTCTAATAACCCTTCAATACAAATCCGTTGTTCTGTGATGGTACTGCGCCAACTTTCACTCCGTTTTTCTGGTTGATAGTGCCATTTTAATAAGTGCATTAACAACACAATTAAACGGCTTTTTAATTCACGTTTTTCACTTCTTCCCATACTTTCAATTTCTTCAATTAAATTCGGAATATCAATTTCATTCAATTTATTTTCTTTTAACTGTTGAACAGTAGTTTGTATCCAGAGATAAAAGTCTTGTTCATAAAGAGTATTAGGTTTTGTCGTGGATGAGTTAATCATGGTTAATCGCCTTTAATTTATCATTTATGATTAAATATGTATCCTATTTTTATAAGAAGTTACAAAAAACCTATAATTTGTTGTAAAACCCCCTGTAAATTTTGTCTAATCTCTTGATTTTTAATTCTCAATATTTTTAATCCTCTAGCAGCTAAAATAGCATCCCGTTCCTGATCAGACTCAACCTGTAGGTCATGAATTTCTCCATCCACCTCTATAACTAATTGAGCTTGATTGCAGTAAAAATCAACAATAAAACCGTCTATAATTTGCTGACGACAAAAGTGTAATCCATTTAAGTTATTTCTTCTTAACTGTTCCCAGAGAATTTTTTCTTCGGGAGTCATTTCCCGACGCAGTTGTTTAGAACGTTCGTATTTTTCAGATGTTATCTTTTGTCCGACAATAATGTTCTTGCGTTCCATTCTAATATCTTTTATAGCATTAAAATTTTATATTGTTTGCGATCGCTTGTTTGACCTCTCCCCCAACCCCTCTCCTGCAAGGAGAGGGGAGCAAGATTAGTATTTGTGATCACAACACCAGTATATACAATTATTCCATCATTGTGTTACAGGAAAAGAGAGTAAGATAGTTGTTTGTAATCACAACAAAAGTCTATCAGATCATCCCCCCATTCCCTCGCAGGGAAGGGGGGTTAGGGGGGTTAGGTCAACGCGGGAATACCTAAAATATCCTCAATTTTTGGCATTTCTTCTAACGGAATTACCCGACCTTCATCTTCAAATCCTGCAATTTGATTAAAGTTGAGATAACGGTATAAATCCGCCGCAAAAGGATCAACTTTTTTCGTGACAATTTCCCGATATTCTTCAACTGTTGGAATGCGTCCTAATAACGCACAAACCGCCGCTAATTCCGCCGAACCTAAATAGACTCGCGCATCTTTCCCCATGCGATTATTAAAGTTGCGAGTCGAAGTTGAAAACACCGTTACCCCATCTTCAACACGCGCTTGATTTCCCATACAAAGAGAACATCCCGGCATCTCCGTTCTCGCCCCAACTGTATTAAAAACCTCATAAATTCCTTCATCCCGCAATTGCTTTTCATCCATGCGAGTTGGCGGACAAATCCACAGACGAACATTCGTTTGTTCTGCTCCTTCTAATATCTTAGCAGCCGCCCGATAATGCCCAATATTCGTCATACAAGAACCGATGAATACCTCATCAATTTTGTCCCCCGCACATTCCGACATTAATTTAATATTATCGGGGTCATTGGGAGCCGCCACAATCGGTTCTTTGATCTCGTTCAAATCCACTTCAATAATATCAGCATATTCGGCATCTTCATCCCCTGCCATTAACACCGGATTTGCCAACCATTGTTCCATTTTTGCCACCCGTCGCATCATCGTTTTAGCATCTTGATAACCCCGTGCAACCATATTAGTCATCAGGGCAACATTAGACCGCAAATACTCCGCAATAGTTTCTGGACTGAGCTTAATCGTAGACCCCGCACAAGAGCGTTCAGCCGTTGCGTCGGTTAATTCAAAGGCTTGTTCCACTTTTAAATCCGGTAAACCTTCCATTTCCATAATCCGACCATTGAAAACATTTTTCTTGTTTTCCTTGGCCGTCGTTAACTTGCCTTGCTGCATGGCAACATAAGGAATGGCGTTAACAATATCCCGCAGGGTAACACCCGGTTGTAATTCTCCTTTAAATCTGACTAACACGGATTCTGGCATATCCAAAGGCATCACGCCTAATGCTGCGGCAAATGCTACCAACCCCGAACCCGCAGGGAAAGAAATCCCCAAGGGGAAACGGGTGTGGGAGTCGCCCCCAGTTCCCACCGTATCCGGTAACAACATCCGGTTTAACCAAGAGTGAATAATCCCATCCCCCGGACGCAACGCCACACCGCCACGAGTTGAGAAGAAATCGGGTAATTGTTGATGGGTTTTGATGTCAACGGGCTTCGGGTATGCTGCGGTGTGACAGAAACTCTGCATCACCAAATCAGCCGAAAACCCTAAACAGGCGAGTTCTTTGAGTTCATCCCTGGTCATCGGGCCTGTGGTATCCTGGGAACCTACGGTGGTCATCAACGGTTCGCAGGATGTCCCCGGACGTACACCCGGCAACCCGCAGGCTTTTCCAACCATTTTCTGGGCGAGGGTAAAGCCTTTTCCGGTGTCTTCGGGTAGGGAGGGACGGACAAACAACTCACTGGGTTCGAGTCCCAAGGCGGCGCGGGTTTTATCCGTTAAGCTGCGACCGATTAATAAGGGAATTCGACCCCCAGCCCGGACTTCATCTAATATCGTATCGGGTTTGAGGGTAAAGGTAGAAATCACCTCTCCGGCTTCATTCGTAATTTCACCGTTGTAGGGATAAATAGTAATCACATCCCCAGTATTCAGTTTACTAACATCACATTCAATGGGCAAAGCGCCGGAGTCTTCCGCCGTATTAAAGAAAATTGGGGCAATTTTTCCCCCCAGAATATAACCGCCAGAGCGTTTATTGGGAACATAAGGGATATCGTTGCCAATATGCCATAACACGGAGTTAATCGCTGATTTCCGAGATGAACCTGTACCCACTACATCTCCGACATAAGCGACAGGATGCCCTTTTATCTTCAGTTCGGCTATGGTTTCTAACCCTCCCGGTATCCGACTTTCCAACATCGCTAAGGCGTGTAAGGGAATATCGGGGCGGGTTGTAGCATGGGTAGCGGGAGAAAGGTCATCGGTGTTGGTTTCCCCAGGTACTTTAAAGACAGTTACGGTAATGGTTTTCGGCAGTTTCGGACGTCCGATAAACCAGTCTGCTTCCGCCCAAGCGTCAATAACTTGTTTAGCAAAGGGGTTGACCTCCGATAAATTCAGAACATCGTTGAAGGCATCGAAGACTAACAACGTCTTACTGAGGGCGGTAGCGGCGGCGGCGGCAATATTCTCATCCCCTACTTTAAGTAAGTCGATTAGGGACTGGACGTTATACCCGCCTACCATTGTACCTAAAAGGGAAATGGCGCCTTGATGGGATATCAGGGGGCAGGTGATTTCGTCTTTAGCGATGGCGGTTAAAAAGGCGGCTTTGACATAAGCGGCTTCATCGACACCGGGGGGAATCCGGTCTCTGAGCAATGTCATCAAGAATTCTTTCTCCTCCTCCGCCGGGTTTTTCAAAAGTTCGCAGAGTTCGGCGGTTTGTTCGGCGTTGAGGGGTAGGGGCGGAATTCCTAATTTAGCGCGTTCTTCGGCGTGTTGACGATAGGCTTCTAGCATGGGTTGGGGTGTTCTCCTAATAGATTTTCTAGCTATTATCGTTAGTCTATCGCTATTAGGGAGGTGAGAGTGTTCTGGGATAACGGTTTTTGGCTTCAATTAGGACAGAGGAATAATCAGAGACTCAACTCCCTTGAGGAAGAACAGCTATCTCTTGTTGATCTGATCTATAATTTTGATGCGGAAGATACTTAAACCCGTTGATGTTTGTTATTCTATTATTGACTAACCTATGGCTATCATTATACCCTCATCAATTCCAGCTAAAGCCAGTCAAGGAGAAAAAAGACTTTTTGACATACTTGCCGAAAAACTACCTGATAATTTTTATATCAGGTATGAACCAGCAATTAATAATAAGCGCTATCCAGACTTTATTATTTTATCCCCTGATTTTGGTTTGCTGGTTATTGAAGTCAAGGGTTGGTATCCCAATAATATTCTTGAATTCAATTCCGACCGATTTAAAATTAAATCTGAACAAGAAGATTATACGGCTGAACAAAATCACAAGTCTCCTTTACGTCAAGCCAGAGATTATGCAATTTTATTACTCAACAATCTTCAAAAATATAGGATTTTAACACAACCAGCAGGTGATTATCAGGGAAAATCAGCCTTCCCGATAGGATGGGGGGTGTTGATGTCTAATATTACTGATGAACAAGCTAATAAAATCGATCTCAAGTCTGTATTACCGTTTGATCAAGTTGCTTATCGAAATGAATTATTAGATTGGGAAAAAACAGATTTTACTGGGGAAAATTTGATCAACCGCTTCAGAAAAATGTTTGCCATAACCTTTCCTTTCCCAGCTTTAACCCCAGATCAAATTAGCACAATTAAAGGCATTATTTCTCCAGAGTTCGTGATTCGGACTGAACCCGCTAATATTAATAGCGTACCTCCTCAGTTTCCTCTAATTCCTAGTGACATCATCTTACAAACACTAGATGCTAGGCAAGAAACTTTAGCCAGAAGTATTGGTGAAG
This genomic window contains:
- a CDS encoding NADAR family protein yields the protein MQTSSQIRTYNRNECITFRKTKEAFGGLSNMAGGYPLIVNGIHILTSEALYQACRFPHLPDIQKLIIAQNSPMTAKMKGKPYRDQSRSDWERVKVQIMRWCLRVKLLQNWDTFGQLLLETGDKAIVEDSHKDDFWGAIPTNDNQLIGVNALGRLLMELRKYLKEDANSLKSLKPLEIPDFIFLSKPIEFLTLKDENHTLSIQEKQLIIPLIPEITLESNVSLDQTKEFYREETIITDTNIEKTEKDDNIFDGWVLPKLEKILQNYQSYDQILQHFKTVNKKQMQDWMKLAVELGKVKKIEKPVRYIWYSAYESESNLLKARKISQSRNTRKTQLKSSQKSKSNVTQESTQLSLI
- a CDS encoding phosphoribosyltransferase-like protein; this encodes MNRQTLLESIATTISDYRLGEIPPITPDHVNRWISQFDHDDQLTILSEIHFILDKCYISKEKARDLIKQKLEKFNNPQRLPDINFLDIQKKGSSQKELLSLVNEIVINQYGISINDCGSDTLMYVYLDDCLFSGNTVLHDIEAWLNHAKPDTIVYLVFLASYSSGLNYINKKLVSLLKPKSISVEIISCLTFNNLPWNQEKYECLWPQEIDDEFVNRFVKIVQENSQGKSVNPRLFRSNMIPHTETLFSSPEARDIVETAFLRKGAYIASLPKNRQLSMRPMGYEYLESLGFGAVFVTYRNIANNCPLVLWWGGTSYDPSHPFSKWYPLFPRKVNESSNTPSLFRDF
- a CDS encoding ParE family toxin-like protein, which produces MKSLTTPDFWKAYSDLSPELKQSVKRAYQLWKENSLHPSLHFKKVGKNLWSVRITNDYRALAIKKGDDYYWFWVGNHNQYDNILN
- a CDS encoding DUF29 domain-containing protein, with the protein product MINSSTTKPNTLYEQDFYLWIQTTVQQLKENKLNEIDIPNLIEEIESMGRSEKRELKSRLIVLLMHLLKWHYQPEKRSESWRSTITEQRICIEGLLEDSPSLKPLLSEVFEGCYQKARLKASDKTGIKLNFFPKESPFSLKETLESSSLNE
- a CDS encoding endonuclease domain-containing protein, which gives rise to MERKNIIVGQKITSEKYERSKQLRREMTPEEKILWEQLRRNNLNGLHFCRQQIIDGFIVDFYCNQAQLVIEVDGEIHDLQVESDQERDAILAARGLKILRIKNQEIRQNLQGVLQQIIGFL
- the acnB gene encoding bifunctional aconitate hydratase 2/2-methylisocitrate dehydratase, which produces MLEAYRQHAEERAKLGIPPLPLNAEQTAELCELLKNPAEEEKEFLMTLLRDRIPPGVDEAAYVKAAFLTAIAKDEITCPLISHQGAISLLGTMVGGYNVQSLIDLLKVGDENIAAAAATALSKTLLVFDAFNDVLNLSEVNPFAKQVIDAWAEADWFIGRPKLPKTITVTVFKVPGETNTDDLSPATHATTRPDIPLHALAMLESRIPGGLETIAELKIKGHPVAYVGDVVGTGSSRKSAINSVLWHIGNDIPYVPNKRSGGYILGGKIAPIFFNTAEDSGALPIECDVSKLNTGDVITIYPYNGEITNEAGEVISTFTLKPDTILDEVRAGGRIPLLIGRSLTDKTRAALGLEPSELFVRPSLPEDTGKGFTLAQKMVGKACGLPGVRPGTSCEPLMTTVGSQDTTGPMTRDELKELACLGFSADLVMQSFCHTAAYPKPVDIKTHQQLPDFFSTRGGVALRPGDGIIHSWLNRMLLPDTVGTGGDSHTRFPLGISFPAGSGLVAFAAALGVMPLDMPESVLVRFKGELQPGVTLRDIVNAIPYVAMQQGKLTTAKENKKNVFNGRIMEMEGLPDLKVEQAFELTDATAERSCAGSTIKLSPETIAEYLRSNVALMTNMVARGYQDAKTMMRRVAKMEQWLANPVLMAGDEDAEYADIIEVDLNEIKEPIVAAPNDPDNIKLMSECAGDKIDEVFIGSCMTNIGHYRAAAKILEGAEQTNVRLWICPPTRMDEKQLRDEGIYEVFNTVGARTEMPGCSLCMGNQARVEDGVTVFSTSTRNFNNRMGKDARVYLGSAELAAVCALLGRIPTVEEYREIVTKKVDPFAADLYRYLNFNQIAGFEDEGRVIPLEEMPKIEDILGIPALT